One window from the genome of Echinicola vietnamensis DSM 17526 encodes:
- a CDS encoding SbcC/MukB-like Walker B domain-containing protein yields MIPVKLEIEGLYSYKAKQTIDFTHLTGAGLFGIFGAVGSGKSSILEAILLALYGTTERLASKGEKNSMVNLQSPGIAIHFEFQAGKNNETSYKASYIAKRNTKNFDDVKPATHTFYEKSSEGWLPLEAKGEELVGMKMDHFRQTVIIPQGKFREFIEQKPKDRAEMMKELFGLERFDLAGKTKQLLSIEKEKKIKLETQLEGLAAFTKEALQTSEGQLQQQLAQQKEEDQRLTEKEKQLNSSLAVKEKAEQLIQLKTQLAASDQQLPAFQEKQRLLQQYQKAQAYVKPLLDQFQELEIDLEKYRVSVADCERFKIRFEQEIEEKNTRYQKLYKDYSNKGEKEARIRDLLQIKELNKLSSEKDSLAQQLQQLNLQNSAQQEQKDKLTHQIEDAEKALEQIAAPELDHVSKMEAALLELRQLEDRSKLLSDQLKGLSADIASTQKAQQQLLQEAAMEAPTFPSAIQTTTEQLHQVQKDREHLLQQQGLFTYAHQLKPGEACPLCGAMEHPAPLEHHFDEEKLQKTDEAIQRFSQRLETLRSTQSSYEKLHLNMENAEKSHLEKQQEADQLQNRIQQLLKENGGAQEADLAQALQTAKDTLQREKNLQQQLKALLAEQKAFLTKAEQDLNRFQAAEQEVKTLQTKIETKLAEINYPDLLEKYRSASAAQIDEDISKVKRYLDDLEVNLPRAQDALNEARQQQTTNLAHLKTYQERLAEVKTKLGKTDESLSLALAQHDFTGIQTVKDLLEKSLDQTKMEEEIKAFDRQRALMRDKIQALEAEEAVATFDQEQFTAVQAAFQAAKTALEATQKRVALLQKEIDDINAKLEEKARLKKDFQSVENRETNLKELYGLFQGSGFVKYVSNIYLKELVQTANIRFMQLAKNSLTLEVDDSNTFWVKDHLNGGKRRLLKTLSGGQTFQASLCLALALAEKVKALNRADQSFFFLDEGFGALDKNALRTVFETLKSLRHEKRIVGIISHVEELQQEIGVYAQVELDPENGSQVSYSF; encoded by the coding sequence ATGATCCCTGTAAAACTGGAAATTGAAGGACTATATTCCTATAAAGCAAAACAGACCATTGACTTTACCCACCTTACCGGCGCGGGTCTTTTCGGTATTTTCGGAGCGGTAGGGAGCGGCAAATCCTCCATACTGGAAGCCATTCTGCTCGCCCTTTATGGCACTACTGAACGGCTGGCCAGCAAGGGAGAAAAGAACAGCATGGTCAACCTCCAAAGCCCGGGCATCGCCATCCACTTTGAATTCCAGGCAGGCAAAAACAATGAAACCAGCTACAAAGCTTCTTACATTGCCAAGCGAAACACCAAGAATTTTGATGATGTAAAACCTGCTACGCACACTTTTTATGAAAAGTCTAGCGAAGGCTGGCTTCCGCTGGAAGCAAAAGGTGAGGAGTTGGTCGGCATGAAAATGGACCACTTCCGCCAAACCGTCATCATTCCCCAAGGGAAATTCAGGGAGTTTATCGAACAGAAGCCCAAAGACCGGGCGGAAATGATGAAAGAACTCTTTGGCTTGGAGCGGTTTGACCTCGCTGGAAAGACCAAGCAGCTGCTTTCAATCGAAAAGGAAAAGAAGATCAAGCTCGAAACCCAACTGGAGGGATTGGCAGCATTTACCAAAGAGGCCCTCCAAACCTCCGAAGGCCAGTTGCAACAGCAGTTGGCCCAACAAAAAGAAGAGGACCAACGGCTCACTGAAAAAGAAAAGCAGCTCAACAGCAGCTTAGCAGTAAAGGAAAAGGCAGAACAGCTGATCCAACTCAAAACCCAATTGGCGGCGTCCGATCAGCAGCTGCCAGCATTCCAGGAAAAGCAACGCTTGCTCCAACAGTACCAAAAGGCACAAGCCTATGTAAAACCGCTCCTCGATCAATTTCAAGAACTCGAAATTGACCTGGAAAAATACCGGGTAAGTGTGGCGGATTGTGAGCGATTCAAGATACGCTTCGAGCAGGAAATCGAAGAGAAAAACACCCGCTATCAGAAGCTTTACAAGGACTACAGCAACAAAGGAGAGAAAGAAGCCCGCATCCGTGACCTCCTCCAAATCAAGGAACTCAACAAGCTTTCTTCTGAAAAGGACTCCTTAGCGCAACAACTGCAGCAGCTCAACCTGCAAAACAGCGCTCAACAGGAACAAAAAGATAAACTGACCCACCAAATTGAGGATGCTGAAAAAGCACTTGAGCAAATAGCGGCTCCGGAACTGGATCATGTCAGCAAAATGGAAGCTGCCTTGCTGGAACTTCGGCAATTGGAAGACCGGTCCAAGCTGCTTTCCGATCAGCTAAAGGGACTTTCGGCAGACATTGCGTCCACCCAAAAGGCCCAACAGCAACTCCTGCAGGAAGCGGCCATGGAGGCTCCCACTTTCCCGTCCGCGATCCAAACCACCACCGAGCAACTCCATCAAGTACAAAAGGATCGTGAACACCTCTTACAGCAGCAGGGTTTATTTACCTATGCCCATCAATTAAAACCTGGGGAAGCTTGTCCCCTTTGTGGAGCCATGGAGCACCCCGCTCCTTTGGAGCATCACTTTGATGAGGAAAAGCTGCAAAAAACCGATGAGGCCATCCAGCGCTTCAGCCAGCGGCTGGAAACCTTGCGCTCCACCCAATCGAGCTATGAAAAGCTGCACTTGAACATGGAGAATGCAGAAAAAAGCCATCTTGAAAAACAACAAGAAGCCGATCAACTTCAAAACCGCATCCAGCAACTTTTAAAAGAAAATGGTGGCGCACAGGAAGCGGACCTGGCGCAGGCGTTGCAAACCGCCAAGGACACCCTTCAGCGCGAAAAGAACCTCCAACAACAACTCAAGGCCCTGCTTGCGGAGCAGAAGGCGTTTTTGACCAAAGCAGAGCAGGACCTGAACCGCTTCCAAGCGGCCGAACAAGAAGTAAAGACCCTGCAAACCAAAATCGAAACCAAGTTAGCCGAAATAAACTACCCTGACCTGCTGGAAAAATACCGATCTGCCAGCGCCGCCCAAATCGATGAAGACATCTCCAAAGTAAAGCGTTACTTGGATGACCTGGAAGTAAACCTACCCAGGGCACAGGATGCCCTAAACGAAGCACGGCAACAGCAAACCACCAATTTGGCCCACCTGAAAACCTATCAGGAACGGTTGGCGGAAGTAAAGACCAAGCTGGGAAAAACCGATGAATCCCTTTCCCTGGCCTTGGCCCAACATGATTTTACCGGTATCCAGACCGTCAAGGACTTGTTGGAAAAATCCCTGGACCAGACCAAAATGGAAGAAGAGATCAAGGCCTTTGACCGGCAGCGCGCCCTCATGCGAGACAAAATCCAAGCCTTGGAGGCAGAAGAAGCCGTGGCCACGTTTGACCAAGAACAGTTTACAGCTGTCCAGGCAGCCTTTCAGGCCGCCAAAACGGCTTTGGAAGCTACCCAAAAACGTGTGGCACTGCTCCAGAAAGAAATCGATGATATCAACGCCAAATTGGAAGAAAAAGCCCGCCTTAAAAAGGATTTTCAATCGGTAGAAAATCGCGAAACCAATCTAAAAGAGCTCTATGGGCTCTTCCAAGGCAGCGGATTTGTAAAGTATGTATCCAATATATACCTAAAAGAGCTGGTCCAAACAGCCAATATCCGGTTTATGCAATTGGCCAAAAATAGCCTTACCCTGGAAGTGGATGACAGCAACACCTTCTGGGTAAAAGACCACCTCAACGGCGGAAAAAGGAGGCTGCTCAAAACCCTTTCAGGTGGTCAGACATTTCAGGCATCCCTCTGCCTGGCCTTGGCCCTCGCGGAAAAAGTGAAAGCCCTCAACCGCGCCGACCAGAGTTTCTTCTTTCTGGATGAAGGTTTTGGGGCATTGGACAAAAATGCCCTGAGGACGGTTTTCGAAACGCTCAAATCCCTCCGGCATGAAAAAAGGATTGTCGGAATCATTTCCCATGTGGAAGAGCTGCAGCAGGAAATCGGGGTATATGCTCAAGTGGAGCTGGATCCAGAAAATGGCAGCCAAGTATCGTATTCCTTTTGA
- a CDS encoding metallophosphoesterase family protein: protein MLKLLHSADWHLGKRLQEYARLPEQQLVLEEMIEVADREDVDLVLLAGDIFDSFNPSHEAVELLYKTLRKLSKDGKRPVVAISGNHDSTQFISAPDPLARELGILFYSSYEQVLAPGKVDSGLEITQSSPGFVELKLPQHPFPVRIILAPYANEVLLKTYLGEEDKEAALREVLGKKWQNIADNYCDDAGVNLFMGHFFFMKEGEKPEAEPESERPILHVGGTQALYTHLIPDSIQYAALGHLHRYHSVDKQPCPVVYSSSPLAYSFSEANQEKKVVLVKAEPNTPVQYEPISLKQGRPLYQKTFSNLADTLAWLQENPYCFVEIIYETTSSIDAETRKTIMKAHDGIVNLIPRLTGDQNADGSGLRAEDLGKDMGTLFSQFYQSSKGVAPNEEISVLFNEIISQNEQL from the coding sequence ATGTTAAAACTCTTACATTCAGCGGATTGGCATTTAGGCAAACGCCTACAAGAATATGCTAGACTGCCCGAACAACAGCTCGTACTGGAAGAAATGATTGAAGTGGCCGATCGGGAAGACGTCGATTTGGTACTGCTGGCAGGAGACATCTTTGACAGTTTCAATCCCAGTCATGAGGCGGTCGAACTGCTCTATAAAACCCTCCGCAAGCTCTCCAAGGACGGGAAAAGGCCTGTGGTGGCCATTTCCGGCAATCATGACAGCACCCAATTCATCAGTGCCCCGGATCCGCTGGCCAGGGAGTTGGGCATTCTTTTTTACAGCAGCTATGAGCAAGTGCTCGCTCCAGGGAAGGTGGACAGCGGTCTGGAAATCACGCAGTCTTCCCCAGGGTTTGTTGAGCTTAAATTGCCGCAACACCCTTTTCCAGTGCGCATTATCCTGGCGCCCTATGCCAATGAAGTGTTGCTAAAAACGTACTTGGGTGAAGAGGACAAAGAGGCTGCTTTACGGGAAGTTTTGGGCAAAAAGTGGCAAAATATCGCTGACAATTACTGTGATGATGCAGGAGTGAACCTCTTTATGGGGCACTTTTTCTTTATGAAAGAAGGTGAAAAACCCGAAGCCGAACCGGAGAGTGAACGCCCCATTCTTCACGTGGGCGGCACCCAGGCACTTTACACGCACCTGATTCCAGACAGCATCCAATATGCTGCACTGGGGCACCTCCACCGCTACCACTCGGTGGACAAGCAGCCGTGTCCTGTGGTGTACAGCAGCTCGCCACTGGCCTACAGTTTCAGTGAAGCCAACCAAGAAAAAAAGGTGGTTCTGGTGAAAGCGGAACCTAACACCCCCGTCCAATACGAACCCATCTCACTAAAACAAGGGCGGCCGCTATATCAAAAGACCTTTTCCAACTTGGCCGACACCTTAGCTTGGCTGCAAGAAAACCCTTACTGTTTCGTAGAAATCATCTACGAAACGACCTCTTCCATCGATGCAGAAACGCGCAAAACCATCATGAAAGCCCATGACGGCATCGTCAATTTGATCCCCAGACTTACTGGAGACCAGAATGCTGACGGAAGTGGCCTTCGCGCAGAGGATTTGGGAAAAGACATGGGAACACTTTTCTCCCAGTTTTACCAAAGCAGCAAAGGTGTGGCCCCAAACGAGGAGATCAGCGTACTTTTTAACGAAATCATCAGTCAAAACGAACAGCTATGA
- a CDS encoding septal ring lytic transglycosylase RlpA family protein translates to MRKILFLSLLLSVLGFGELLAQPPVLGVDSTLVIEEGIASYYGRFFHNRKTANGEIFDMEGMTAAHKNLPFGTMIRVTNLRNGKDIIVKVNDRLPQNSKRTIDLAKGAARKLGMIQMGLAPVTISVLKPQGMARLMDYYEDDVPGSLRLRLYFEPIAVEKDTTVIFAWPDWAADFDSGG, encoded by the coding sequence ATGAGAAAAATATTGTTTTTGTCCCTGTTATTGAGTGTGTTAGGGTTCGGGGAGCTGTTGGCACAGCCGCCTGTATTGGGAGTGGATTCTACCTTGGTGATAGAAGAGGGGATAGCAAGTTATTACGGGCGTTTTTTTCACAACAGGAAGACGGCCAATGGCGAGATATTCGACATGGAAGGGATGACGGCAGCACACAAAAACCTGCCTTTCGGCACCATGATTCGGGTGACAAACCTCCGAAATGGCAAAGATATCATTGTGAAAGTCAATGACCGTCTTCCCCAGAATTCCAAACGCACCATCGATTTGGCAAAAGGTGCTGCCCGAAAGCTCGGCATGATCCAGATGGGATTGGCACCTGTCACCATCAGCGTCCTAAAACCTCAAGGGATGGCCCGGCTTATGGATTACTACGAAGATGATGTGCCGGGCAGCCTACGGCTAAGGTTGTACTTTGAGCCCATAGCGGTGGAGAAAGACACCACCGTGATTTTTGCTTGGCCAGACTGGGCAGCGGATTTCGATAGCGGCGGCTGA
- a CDS encoding bestrophin family protein, producing the protein MIITHDIRLSRIVRGTWKNTILVALTCSMAYFFYRYFVQYHFEMPAIIPTILGTALAFFIGFNNNQAYDRWWEARKIWGTLVNSSRTWARHVLQFPVASEHIKDQHLQLMKEYAIKRHIAFLYALKENLRGTDEHEYKKYLIQSDLDIIENESNKHNAILSLQTTELKTWRKEKLIDGFEFLELNREITRFCDEMGKSERIKNTVFPTSYNYYTKAFIWLFNIAFTLAVAPTVEWRAIAFGTIIGYVFHTIHFIGQAILNPFEPIPTGIPLDQITRTIEINLLEMIHEEHIPDPVSPINDEYVM; encoded by the coding sequence ATGATCATTACACATGATATCCGGTTGAGCCGCATTGTCAGGGGTACGTGGAAAAACACGATATTGGTTGCCCTGACCTGCTCGATGGCTTATTTTTTCTATAGGTATTTTGTCCAGTATCATTTCGAAATGCCTGCGATCATTCCCACCATCCTGGGTACTGCGCTGGCCTTTTTTATCGGTTTTAATAACAACCAAGCCTATGACCGCTGGTGGGAAGCCCGTAAAATCTGGGGTACATTGGTCAATAGTTCCCGCACTTGGGCCCGTCATGTCCTGCAATTCCCCGTTGCTTCTGAACACATCAAAGACCAGCACCTGCAGCTGATGAAAGAATATGCCATCAAACGCCATATTGCCTTTCTGTACGCCCTAAAGGAAAATCTCCGTGGTACCGATGAGCATGAGTATAAGAAATACCTCATTCAAAGCGACCTGGATATCATAGAAAATGAAAGCAATAAACACAATGCCATCCTCAGCCTGCAAACGACGGAACTGAAAACCTGGCGAAAGGAAAAACTTATCGATGGTTTCGAATTTTTGGAGCTTAACAGGGAAATCACCCGTTTCTGTGATGAGATGGGCAAGTCCGAACGGATCAAGAACACCGTTTTTCCGACTTCCTATAACTACTATACCAAAGCTTTTATTTGGCTATTTAATATTGCTTTTACCCTTGCGGTGGCTCCTACGGTAGAATGGAGGGCCATTGCCTTTGGTACCATCATCGGCTATGTCTTTCACACCATCCATTTTATTGGACAGGCCATTTTGAATCCATTTGAGCCCATCCCGACAGGTATCCCCCTCGATCAGATCACCCGTACCATCGAAATCAACTTGCTCGAAATGATCCACGAAGAACACATCCCCGACCCCGTCAGCCCTATCAATGACGAATATGTGATGTAG
- a CDS encoding BF3164 family lipoprotein, whose translation MRKLSLLMCLLLLFSCTQEKEEVFPNYEVKVFMRDDIPNTKFLKGEKLDFGEFLEPRYIMVNEDYILVCENGLNDIFYVYDKEALTYVKSMGKDGFGPGEISRSNFLHKGLSKGDFWVYDNEGRTFNKFNLYNDTNKLAVNQIKQTDALSSVTNFVPITDSTFMAMAMDSEHKFLEYNWNGGLINTYGKWEHMSEESFSSFILFVVNQGKLIGSADRIFFGICGVQRDYIDILNRETGKVLSIRGPENIDPEFEISNSRGFDYPLIESDKIYYRGLFFGKSSIFALYCGFTDKESIEKQESRIFEFDYRGNILNQYFLDNSILSFTVDEEEKKFYCVSFHEEDPNVVLFSYDE comes from the coding sequence ATGAGAAAATTAAGTTTATTGATGTGTCTTTTGCTTCTTTTTTCTTGCACGCAAGAGAAAGAAGAAGTATTCCCTAACTATGAAGTCAAGGTTTTTATGAGGGATGATATTCCAAATACAAAGTTCCTGAAAGGAGAAAAACTTGATTTTGGGGAATTCTTGGAGCCTCGGTACATTATGGTAAATGAGGACTATATCTTAGTTTGCGAAAACGGCTTGAACGATATTTTCTATGTATATGACAAAGAAGCACTAACCTATGTGAAGAGCATGGGGAAAGATGGCTTTGGTCCTGGAGAGATATCCAGAAGTAATTTTTTGCACAAGGGGCTGAGCAAGGGGGATTTTTGGGTGTATGATAATGAAGGAAGAACCTTTAATAAATTTAATCTCTACAATGACACTAATAAACTCGCCGTAAACCAGATAAAGCAAACGGACGCCTTGTCATCAGTAACGAATTTCGTCCCCATCACAGACTCGACCTTTATGGCGATGGCGATGGATAGCGAACATAAATTTTTGGAATATAACTGGAATGGGGGTTTAATAAACACTTATGGTAAGTGGGAGCATATGTCTGAGGAAAGCTTCTCTTCATTTATTCTGTTTGTGGTAAACCAAGGAAAGCTAATTGGATCTGCGGATAGAATTTTTTTTGGAATCTGTGGAGTTCAGAGAGACTATATAGATATCCTAAATCGTGAAACGGGTAAGGTTTTGTCCATAAGAGGGCCAGAAAATATAGATCCAGAATTTGAAATAAGCAATAGTAGAGGATTTGATTATCCGTTAATAGAATCAGATAAAATCTATTATAGAGGCTTGTTTTTTGGAAAATCCTCAATCTTTGCATTGTATTGTGGATTTACCGATAAGGAGAGCATAGAGAAGCAGGAATCGAGGATATTTGAGTTTGATTACAGGGGAAACATACTCAATCAATATTTCCTGGATAATTCGATCCTATCGTTTACCGTGGATGAGGAGGAGAAGAAGTTTTATTGCGTGAGCTTCCACGAAGAAGACCCTAATGTAGTACTATTTTCATATGACGAATAA
- a CDS encoding efflux RND transporter periplasmic adaptor subunit, whose product MKSNSLFLLLVFPFLFSCENSTEQQEEIPLESMRNEVSATKVTVAKAEQRSFDYLINASGKVEAGQEVMVVIERQGYLKELSVQEGQYVEAGAVIARLDNTDNVFRKEKALVQLKNAQASYNSEKLGFGSILEGEDQEQVLQLDEQLKASSGLLSAEIELKEAELELAKATIKAPVSGKVADLQVKPGSLVNAGDELCEVLNTHTLLLNVKVLESDIPFISLGQTAEVYPVSAGTGTLSGKVGSINPKVDENGLVEVGIKLTGAQKLLPGMNARAVIRAPQSDNVVVPKQALVYRSGRPVVFTVNGKEAKWNYVEVGKDNGREIEILDGIKDGETVITSNNLQLGHQAQIQIAKENE is encoded by the coding sequence ATGAAGTCAAACAGCCTGTTTTTATTGCTGGTTTTCCCGTTTCTTTTTTCCTGTGAAAACAGTACGGAGCAGCAAGAGGAAATCCCCCTCGAATCCATGCGCAATGAAGTCTCTGCCACCAAGGTGACGGTGGCCAAGGCGGAGCAGCGTTCCTTCGACTACCTGATCAATGCCTCCGGCAAGGTAGAGGCAGGTCAGGAGGTAATGGTGGTCATCGAGCGACAGGGCTACCTCAAAGAGCTGAGCGTCCAAGAAGGCCAGTATGTGGAGGCCGGGGCGGTCATCGCCCGTCTGGACAATACCGACAATGTCTTCCGCAAGGAAAAGGCGCTGGTGCAGCTGAAAAACGCACAGGCTTCCTATAACAGCGAAAAACTGGGCTTTGGATCCATCCTGGAGGGAGAAGACCAGGAGCAAGTGCTCCAGCTGGACGAGCAGTTGAAGGCCAGCAGTGGCCTGCTGTCCGCGGAGATCGAGCTGAAGGAGGCCGAGCTGGAACTGGCCAAGGCCACGATCAAGGCCCCCGTCTCGGGCAAGGTGGCCGACCTGCAGGTGAAACCCGGTAGCCTCGTCAATGCCGGCGATGAACTCTGTGAGGTGCTCAATACCCACACCCTGCTGCTCAACGTGAAAGTCCTCGAATCCGACATTCCCTTTATCTCCCTCGGCCAGACAGCGGAGGTCTATCCCGTTTCTGCCGGTACGGGCACACTGTCCGGCAAGGTGGGCAGCATCAACCCCAAGGTGGACGAAAACGGCCTGGTGGAAGTGGGCATCAAACTGACGGGTGCCCAGAAACTGCTCCCCGGCATGAACGCCCGGGCGGTGATCCGCGCCCCGCAGTCGGACAATGTGGTGGTGCCCAAGCAGGCGCTGGTCTATCGCTCCGGCCGGCCGGTGGTTTTTACGGTCAACGGCAAAGAAGCCAAGTGGAACTACGTGGAGGTGGGCAAGGACAACGGCCGTGAGATCGAAATCCTGGACGGCATCAAGGACGGGGAAACCGTCATCACCAGCAACAACCTGCAGCTGGGCCACCAGGCGCAAATCCAAATCGCAAAAGAAAACGAATAG
- a CDS encoding efflux RND transporter permease subunit produces MVRFLLARPIAVTMVFMALMVFSVIAFTKLPVSLLPPIDVPQIVVKVNYPNASPEAIEQNVLRPVRESLITLNGLEDMQSKAGSETGTVRLQFAYGTSMELAYIEVNEKIDRLTNSLPEELSRPQVIRINTNDIPMVHIQVVPKEGTDYAEVTKLAENVLKKRIEQLEGISLVDINGKQERVITVRPDKAVLAGLGLSEQDVLNAITAGNRELPGISVKDGQYRYFLRLATRVDTPEDIEDLPVSGPGGMAVPLGKVADVQYRMGETMGYHLYGKQEGLVITVHKQAAAKMNELMEKVRASVGHFKQDYPQVDFAMTQDQSTLLNAGISNLQTSLLFGGIFAFGVLFIFMGNYRMPVIIGLSLPASLVISFLVFQAAGISINVISLSGLALGLGMLIDNAIIVLDNITRKRQEGLPLFEACVQGVNEVMSALISSVLTTLAVFVPLVFLSGISGALFLDQAVSVAAILFVSLVVAFVLLPLLYRVFFARKAWEGNREDSPFFRKIIKLYKEGYQMVMANRKWSLALLFALIPVFLLVGTVLPTEGLPPIAKKDAVLEVDWNEPIGVKENRDRVKGIMANLEGDFEQAEADVGVRQFLLFDRENSVQQATVYLDFKDEPSKEQLTARLERMMERDFPRATVEVSDAPNAFDQLFASDIPHYEMRWKELESKRPVPAAEMTPWLEELPVANWKKGPGLQEESAVLFRIDLERLALYGIDIDVLIAEIERLFGRYTIDEIKRFSEVTPIRLEGSTSDFRTILRSNYLEGTEGQRYALDNFIRVSYEDHYKYVTADKTGIYQSVSLTGAHPEQQESKLRDWGRERNFSVSFTGQYFRDRENIRQLMGILGVSVLLLYFILAAQFESFVQPLIVIFTLPLGIGGALLMLWLTGTSLNVMSAIGLVVMLGIMVNDAILKIDTVNRLRERYASEHPGGTSREILDRALFRAGEIRLKPILMTSITTILALLPVVFSSGLGADLQRPLVFSVIGGLTIGTLTALYFVPLAYWALSREKVSRLE; encoded by the coding sequence ATGGTCAGATTTTTATTGGCAAGACCGATTGCGGTGACCATGGTCTTTATGGCCCTGATGGTGTTCAGCGTGATCGCCTTCACGAAGCTTCCCGTATCGCTGCTGCCGCCCATCGATGTGCCGCAGATCGTGGTCAAGGTGAACTACCCCAATGCCTCGCCCGAGGCGATCGAGCAGAACGTGCTGCGCCCCGTGCGGGAAAGCCTGATCACGCTGAACGGCCTGGAGGACATGCAGAGCAAGGCTGGCAGCGAAACGGGCACGGTACGGCTGCAGTTTGCCTACGGTACTTCCATGGAGCTGGCCTATATCGAGGTGAACGAAAAGATCGATCGATTGACCAACAGCCTTCCCGAAGAACTTTCCCGCCCCCAGGTCATCCGCATCAATACCAATGACATTCCCATGGTCCACATCCAAGTGGTGCCCAAGGAAGGAACGGACTACGCCGAGGTGACCAAGCTGGCCGAAAATGTCCTCAAAAAGCGCATTGAACAACTGGAAGGGATTTCCCTGGTGGACATCAACGGCAAGCAGGAACGGGTGATCACCGTGCGCCCGGACAAGGCCGTGCTGGCAGGGCTGGGCCTGAGCGAGCAGGATGTGCTCAATGCCATCACGGCGGGCAACCGGGAGCTTCCCGGCATCAGTGTCAAGGACGGGCAGTACCGCTACTTCCTGCGGCTGGCGACACGTGTGGACACGCCCGAGGACATCGAAGACCTTCCGGTCAGTGGTCCCGGGGGAATGGCCGTGCCGTTGGGCAAAGTGGCCGACGTGCAATACCGCATGGGCGAGACCATGGGCTACCACCTCTATGGAAAACAGGAGGGATTGGTGATCACGGTCCACAAGCAGGCCGCGGCCAAGATGAACGAACTCATGGAAAAGGTCCGGGCGTCCGTGGGCCATTTCAAGCAGGACTACCCACAGGTGGACTTTGCCATGACCCAGGACCAGAGCACCCTGCTCAATGCAGGGATCAGCAACCTGCAGACCAGCCTACTCTTTGGGGGGATCTTTGCCTTCGGGGTGCTGTTCATCTTCATGGGCAACTACCGCATGCCGGTGATCATTGGCCTGAGCCTGCCGGCTTCCCTGGTGATCAGCTTCTTGGTCTTTCAGGCAGCGGGCATTTCCATCAACGTCATCTCCCTGAGCGGATTGGCCCTTGGGCTGGGCATGCTTATCGACAATGCCATCATCGTGCTGGACAATATTACCCGCAAGCGCCAAGAGGGGCTGCCGCTGTTCGAGGCCTGTGTGCAGGGGGTAAACGAGGTGATGTCCGCACTGATCAGTTCGGTGCTGACCACCTTGGCGGTCTTTGTGCCGCTGGTATTTCTGAGCGGGATTTCCGGCGCCCTGTTCCTGGACCAGGCGGTCTCGGTGGCGGCGATCCTGTTCGTGTCGCTGGTGGTGGCCTTTGTGCTGCTGCCATTGCTGTACCGGGTATTCTTTGCCCGTAAAGCCTGGGAAGGCAACCGCGAGGACAGCCCGTTTTTCAGGAAGATCATAAAGCTGTACAAAGAGGGCTACCAAATGGTCATGGCCAATAGGAAGTGGAGTTTGGCGTTGCTCTTTGCGCTGATCCCGGTGTTTTTGTTGGTGGGTACCGTTTTGCCCACGGAAGGCCTTCCGCCCATTGCCAAAAAAGATGCCGTGCTGGAGGTGGACTGGAACGAGCCCATCGGCGTGAAGGAAAACCGTGACCGCGTAAAGGGCATCATGGCCAACTTGGAAGGGGATTTTGAACAGGCAGAAGCGGATGTGGGCGTGCGGCAGTTTTTGCTCTTTGACAGGGAGAATTCCGTGCAACAGGCGACGGTGTACCTGGATTTCAAGGACGAGCCGTCCAAGGAGCAACTGACGGCACGGCTGGAAAGGATGATGGAACGGGACTTTCCCCGAGCGACAGTGGAGGTCAGCGATGCCCCGAACGCCTTTGACCAGTTGTTTGCCTCTGACATTCCCCATTACGAAATGCGCTGGAAGGAACTGGAAAGCAAGCGGCCGGTCCCTGCTGCCGAGATGACTCCTTGGCTGGAAGAGCTGCCCGTTGCCAACTGGAAGAAGGGCCCCGGGCTGCAGGAGGAATCGGCGGTGCTGTTCCGTATCGACCTGGAAAGATTGGCCCTCTACGGGATCGATATCGACGTGTTGATTGCGGAGATCGAAAGGCTCTTTGGCCGCTATACCATCGATGAGATCAAGCGTTTCAGTGAAGTGACGCCGATCCGGCTGGAGGGCAGCACGTCAGACTTTAGGACCATCCTCCGCAGCAATTACCTGGAAGGAACGGAAGGGCAGCGTTATGCCCTTGACAATTTTATCAGGGTCAGTTATGAAGACCATTACAAATATGTCACGGCGGACAAGACGGGAATCTATCAATCGGTCAGCCTGACGGGCGCCCATCCGGAGCAGCAGGAAAGCAAGTTGAGGGACTGGGGCCGGGAGAGGAATTTCAGTGTGTCCTTTACGGGACAATATTTCAGGGACCGGGAAAATATCCGTCAACTGATGGGGATATTGGGTGTATCGGTGCTGTTGCTGTACTTTATCCTGGCCGCACAGTTTGAGAGTTTTGTACAGCCGCTGATCGTGATCTTTACCCTGCCGTTGGGCATTGGCGGGGCGCTGCTGATGCTCTGGCTGACGGGTACCTCGCTGAACGTGATGTCCGCCATTGGCCTGGTGGTCATGTTGGGCATCATGGTCAATGACGCCATTCTCAAGATCGATACCGTCAACCGCCTGCGGGAGCGCTATGCCTCGGAACATCCCGGGGGGACAAGCAGGGAAATACTGGATCGGGCATTGTTCCGGGCCGGGGAAATCCGGTTGAAGCCCATCCTGATGACTTCGATCACGACCATCCTGGCGCTGCTGCCGGTAGTGTTCAGCTCGGGACTTGGAGCGGACCTGCAGCGGCCCTTGGTCTTCAGCGTCATCGGTGGCCTCACCATCGGCACGCTGACGGCATTGTATTTCGTGCCGCTGGCGTATTGGGCGCTGAGTAGGGAGAAAGTATCAAGATTAGAGTAA